TGCTCAgtactattttctttttaggcGCCATGTTCTACAATGTTAACCGAGTGTGCCTTGTTTAGCTTGGAGACAAGTTCAGCAGTAGACATGGGCAGAAAGGTGTATGTGGTACAATCCTTCAGCAGGAAGATTTTCCATTTTCTGAGCGTGGAATTTGCCCTGATTTGATCATGAATCCTCATGGGTTTCCAAGGTTATAAAATATTCTTCGTAGCCCCAACTATTAAGAAGTTTTCATGGTACCAAACAAGTAAAGTGGTTCTATCAGTTGGGACAAATTCGTTTTCTGTGTTGGTACCCAACTTGGAACGTTTATGTTAATCCCTTTAATTCAAAAAGTTTGAAGTGTCATTTGAAGTTTTAGATTACTTGAGATCTGTATTATAACTGGGGCGTTTATAAAAACGTTGTTTTTGTCACAGTCGTATGACAGTAGGTAAGATGATAGAGCTCCTTGGGAGTAAGGCTGGGGTGTCTTCAGGTAGATTTCATTATGGTAGTGCTTTTGGAGAAGAAAGTGGTCACGCTGACAAGGTTGAGGAAATAAGGTACAGTTTCTTATATATGAGGCTTCTTCTTGTCTGTTGAAACTTTTTGTTTAATGTCGTTTTATGTTGCATCATTTCAGTAAGACCCTTGTGAAGCATGGCTTTTCCTACTGTGGGAAGGACTTGTTATACTCAGGTACCGCTTTATGATTCTTCACAACATTTCAGAATTgcaataatatgttaaaacccaTTCTAGTGTCGGTTATTATATTCTTTGAATAAAAAAAGTAGTTTAGATTCACTGAAATTGAACAAAGACAAATGAGATCCAAACTTCTTACTACAAAGCCATATAAGGTATTCTTCCTTTGTACATCACACCTGACGATCTTGAGAGTCTCGCAGGTCTCAGTGGTGAGCCATTACAGACATACGTCTTCATGGGGCCAATATATTATCAGAAATTGAAACATATGGTGAGGTTcctctaacctatttaaacGTAGAGAGTTTGGTTTGTCGGAAAAATAACATTATATCTGCTTTTGTGTACTTATGTTTTGAATAGGTCCTGGACAAAATGCATGCACGAGGGAGTGGACCCCGTGTGATGATGACAAGACAGCCAACTGAAGGGAAATCTAAAAATGGAGGTAAGTTAATATGCCACTATGGTTAAGATAGATTATGATACTTTACACTAGGTTTTGGTGATTTTCCATTTAATACTTAGTTTTGAAGTTTTCCTGTTTTGTATCTTCACTCTGGATTTAACCATGAGTTGTTTGTTTTCTCAATTGCATCTCTAATGCTGTCACAGGTTTACGAGTGGGAGAGATGGAACGAGATTGCCTTATTGCTTATGGAGCGAGCATGTTGATCTATGAGCGGCTCATGCTTTCTAGTGATCCTTTTGAAGTTCAGGTAAATATTATTCCAACGttgtatgaaaaataaaaatgtgtgATACACTACTaacaaacatttttaaatgcagGTTTGTAGAGCTTGCGGTTTATTGGGATATTACGATTACAAGCTGAAGAAAGCAGTTTGTTCAACATGTAAGAATGGTGATAGCATTGCTACTATGAAACTCCCTTACGCATGCAAGCTCCTCTTCCAGGTAAaaactctgtttttttcttgttttgccTTTTTGATCTCTGGTTTTGCCTGTCAAACTGAAACTTTCTACTTGGTCCACATTCGTAAATGATAAGATAATTTTGAAATGCAATTTCTAACTGAAATTAGTAAAGAAGCAGTTGTGTTTCCAGTTTTGCTGGTGTGGTATTTGATTAGTCTATCTCCACTCAACTCTTTACAGTTTTCTTCTGGCTTGTTTCAGTTGTCATAACTTTTCTTCTCTCTGCTTTATACAATGGTTACAGGAACTCCAGTCGATGAATGTTGTTCCCCGTCTGAAACTCGTGGAGTCTTGAAGAAggttttacttttataatagtATCGATGACTTTTGATATTCTAATGTCCGGATCATATTAATTTAAACATTCTGCAATTTTGTTCTCCTTTTTGGATGTCAAGATGTTTTGTTGTCACTGTTTCTGAaactttgaaataaataaatcacaGGACAATATCCTTTGTTACTCTATAAACATTGTCTTCATCAAGACAAGAAAACCTTAAAAGAATTATACAGGAAACCTTAAAAGAATTATACAGGTTTTGTTCTCTATGTTTCTGAAAACATTGTCTTAATCAAAGATAACACAACCTTAGAGAATATTAACGCAAGGAAAAAGGATTTTAGTGCACAAAATATATAGAAGCGATCACACGCATAGTAAGTTGTGATATCTAATTACAAATAAGATTCAAACCTCTTCAAATACAAGTATCTTTAGATTTCCACAGGGTTGGAAACATCTTGATATACAATGCAAAGCGAAGTAAAGCGACAAGAAGAAAACACATAAAGAGTCTCGATGTTTCTTGCTACTGTGACTAACCAAGAGAGAGGTCTCTTAAGCACAACATGATGAACTCACTGCAGTAGCTGCTGGCCCACTGGGGAGAACCATTCCTGCTGGGTTTTCTGTTGGCTGTACACGTGGTAGCCTTTTtgctgtaagaaaaaaaaagaagtcgaAAGGAAATGAGTCAAAAGCAAGATACTCGTTTTGAAATTGGTTGCTTGAATGTAAGAAAGACTCACCGATTTCATAGAATATGTCTTTGACATTTGTTGCAGTCTTGGCTGAAGTTTCCATGAAGAAAAGGCTGTTCTCTAGAGCATATGTCTCTGCCTCCTGCAGGTGAGAGACaaataatataactatcatGAACTACGTAACAACACAATTCAGAAATTCCATCACTCGAATCTCTGTCCCAAAAGTGTGAGTTAGCATTTTTCCATCCACTTTGAATTCCAGGAGAGGAAGATTTGGTTTACCTCTGGAGACACTTTCCTTGCATCTAATAAATCAGCTTTGTTACCAGCAAGAGCCATCACCATATTAGGATTACCTATTGACACAAGAATATATAGTCAAATCCCCATTATAGCAAATACGCTTCACTAGCAACCCTATAAGAATCTAGACCGGAACCTTGAGCCTGCAGTTCCTGAACCCATTTCTTGGCCCTCTCAAATGAGCCCTGTGACAGacaatagaaagaaaaaagagagagttaAAGTAGGCCCACAGCTGTAAGTTAGCAGCAAGGGATAGAGAAAGTACTTGATTAGTAATGTCAAAGACAATAATGGCAGCAGCAGCACCCCTGTAGTACATAGGAGCCAAGCTATGGTAACGTTCCTGACCAGCTGTATCCCAAATCTCAAACTTGacagttgcatcattcacaGCCAATGTTTGAGAGAAGAAGGCTGCACCTATCGTTGATTCCTTTTCACAACAACAAGTATCAAAACCTcctcaagaagaaaacaaaaaaaaaaaagactaatgGCGAGAATCTACACAAAAAACCTGGAATTCAACAAACTGATCTTTGACGAATCGAAGCACAAGACTTGATTTTCCAGCTCCAACATCCCCAAGCAATACCTGAAGAACTTAACCAAgtttaacagaaaataaaggaATGATACAGAAACTGTCTTCTGCTGCAGAAGctaacatagagagagagagagataactTAATTAAAGCGATGATCTTAGATGATAAATTGTTAACAATCAAACCACTTAGATCATTCCAAGTAGAGATACAAACAAAGAAGCTAAACGCAATCTGCCATTTGAGATCTGATAATCTATGAAAAGATACAACCTTTACTCCAAACCCTAGCTTTCTACTGATAAAACATGCAATCTACGAAACTATGAGATCGGAAGAAGCTCAATTTCCCAAATCGGAAATCAACGATCCAATCAGAATTCTCCAGAGAATTCACGATCCGAGTGTACACAGACAGAATCTATAGCTTAATAAGAGAATCAGCACACTAACCAGTTTGGCGTTGATGTTCTTGTTTCCAGCGGTGGCCATGATTGTTGATCAACGAGATCGCAGTTGAGATAGATAAACGCGTTGACAATCGAAAGACGGAGAAGAGAGAGCTAAGCAGCTTCCACAACAAACAACCgattcctctttctctctctctagctctTGACGACGATAGCAAAAAgcagcagagagagagagagagaaatcaaAGGAACAAATATTATACGGCTTGTGAATACGCATCTTGTTTattttctcggttcggttcggattcgatTAATTCGGTTCTAGTATTTTTCtaact
This genomic interval from Brassica napus cultivar Da-Ae chromosome A6, Da-Ae, whole genome shotgun sequence contains the following:
- the LOC106386380 gene encoding ras-related protein RABF2a-like — protein: MATAGNKNINAKLVLLGDVGAGKSSLVLRFVKDQFVEFQESTIGAAFFSQTLAVNDATVKFEIWDTAGQERYHSLAPMYYRGAAAAIIVFDITNQGSFERAKKWVQELQAQGNPNMVMALAGNKADLLDARKVSPEEAETYALENSLFFMETSAKTATNVKDIFYEIAKRLPRVQPTENPAGMVLPSGPAATAVSSSCCA